The proteins below come from a single Elgaria multicarinata webbii isolate HBS135686 ecotype San Diego chromosome 11, rElgMul1.1.pri, whole genome shotgun sequence genomic window:
- the LOC134407029 gene encoding claudin-9-like — protein sequence MASAGLEILAMGLCIIGWVGTILACALPMWRVSAFIGNNIVVAQIIWEGLWMNCIVQSTGQMQCKIYDSMLALPQDIQAARALMVVSVVLAILALLVGIVGAKCTNCVDDEGAKARIVITSGSLFIIAGILCLIPVCWSANSIIRDFYNPLVIEPLKRELGAALYVGWAASALLLLGGSLLCCSCPPREDRYPARIGYSVPARSSAPPGSGIDKRDYV from the coding sequence ATGGCCTCTGCTGGGCTGGAGATCTTGGCCATGGGCCTATGCATCATTGGCTGGGTGGGAACCATCCTGGCATGTGCCCTGCCCATGTGGAGGGTCTCGGCTTTCATCGGGAACAACATCGTTGTGGCGCAGATCATCTGGGAGGGGCTGTGGATGAACTGCATTGTGCAGAGCACTGGCCAGATGCAGTGCAAGATCTACGACTCCATGCTGGCCCTGCCGCAGGATATCCAAGCTGCCCGGGCTCTCATGGTCGTCTCTGTGGTGCTGGCCATCCTGGCGCTCTTGGTGGGCATCGTGGGAGCCAAGTGCACTAACTGCGTGGACGACGAAGGTGCCAAGGCCCGCATCGTCATCACCTCGGGCTCGCTCTTCATCATCGCGGGGATCCTCTGCCTCATTCCCGTGTGTTGGTCTGCCAACTCCATCATCCGCGATTTTTATAACCCGCTGGTGATCGAGCCCCTCAAGAGGGAGCTGGGGGCCGCTCTCTATGTCGGCTGGGCAGCATCAGCTCTGCTGCTCCTCGGAGGGTCActtctgtgctgttcctgcccaCCACGGGAGGACCGTTATCCAGCCCGCATTGGGTACTCTGTTCCGGCCAGATCCTCTGCGCCTCCAGGCAGTGGGATTGACAAGCGGGACTATGTATGA